GTTCACTTAACGGAAGATAATGAACGTATTTTTAAAGATTATGTTGACGAAACGCCTGATTTACAGGTGTGCCCTGAACAGCTAAGTGAGGAAGCATTCCAAAAAGCATCGGTATTTAATATTTGTTCAGGAACAATGTTTCATCCGACAGCTCTTGAAACTACTCGAAAAGGGGTAGAGCTGGCATTAAAAAATGATGTAATTATTGCTGTTGATGCGAATATTCGTCCACTAAGATGGAAGAGTGAGCACATTTGTCGAAGTACTATTATGTCATTTTTCGAGTCAACGGATATTTTAAAGCTTTCAGATGAAGAACTGCTATTTTTAACAAAAACTGAAACTTTACAAAGTGGGTTCACAGTACTTAAAAAGTGGGATATCCCCATTATTTTAGTAACCGTTGGGGAACATGGAACATATGCCATTTTTAATGGTGAAGTAACACATATCCCAACAGAAAAAGTTGAACCTGTTGACACTACAGGGGCAGGGGATGCATTTATGGCGGGTATATTGCGCTATGTTCATTTTAATGGTGTACCTTCAACACATGAAGATATGGATAAATGTGTACGTTTTGCGAACCATTTAGGAGCCTTAGCTGCAACGAAGCTAGGGGCACTCACAGCTTTACCTTGTTACGATGAAATAAAATCACGTTTATAATATGAGGCCATCAATGTTTTTAAGAAACATTGGTGGCCTTTTTAGGTAAGAAGTTACTTTATCAATAAGAAAAAGTGGCAAGGAGGAAATTATTTTAATGTTCCCCCTTGCCATCTTCATTATTTAAACAAATATACAAGGACCCATTCTCAAGAATTTGTGCAAAAAAAACGTCTTTGAGATTTTGGACATTGTATTTATTTAATTCTTTCAATAACCACT
Above is a genomic segment from Lysinibacillus sp. PLM2 containing:
- a CDS encoding aminoimidazole riboside kinase; amino-acid sequence: MLQKEFVLVYGDAFVDYIADDKSNTSFTKFLGGATINVAAGASRIGTPSALITISGEDETSSFVRSEIIKEGVNLNYSIYAPEKRVSGVYVHLTEDNERIFKDYVDETPDLQVCPEQLSEEAFQKASVFNICSGTMFHPTALETTRKGVELALKNDVIIAVDANIRPLRWKSEHICRSTIMSFFESTDILKLSDEELLFLTKTETLQSGFTVLKKWDIPIILVTVGEHGTYAIFNGEVTHIPTEKVEPVDTTGAGDAFMAGILRYVHFNGVPSTHEDMDKCVRFANHLGALAATKLGALTALPCYDEIKSRL